A section of the Labrus mixtus chromosome 15, fLabMix1.1, whole genome shotgun sequence genome encodes:
- the tktb gene encoding transketolase-like protein 2, with amino-acid sequence MTNYHKPDEKTLQGLKDVANKLRINSIKATCASNSGHPTSCCSAAELMSVLFFNTMRYKAKDPRNQCNDRFVLSKGHAAPVLYAAWAEAGFVKESDLLNLRKIDSDLEGHPTPKLEFVDVATGSLGQGLGAACGMAYTGKHFDKSSYRVYCMMGDGECSEGSVWEAMAFASYYKLDNLVAIMDVNRLGQSEPAPLKHDMETYRKRCEAFGWNTYVVDGHDVEALCKAFWQAQQVKDKPTCIVAKTLKGKGLKNIEDLENWHGKPIPKDKVDDILNDLQAQIQVPNKTLCPELPKDDTAPADLSPILLPSPPAYKKGDKMATRRAYGTALARLGKSSERVVALDGDTKNSTYSETFKKAFPDRYIECFIAEQNMVGVAIGCATRDRTVAFASTFSAFFARAYDQIRMGAISQSNVNLVGSHCGVSIGEDGPSQMALEDLAMFRAIPTCTVFYPSDAVSTERAVELSANTKGICFIRTSRPETAVIYSPDEKFEVGTAKVVRQSNKDQVTVVGAGITLHEALAAADMLASEGKNIRVIDPFTIKPLDAATILESARATGGKIITVEDHYKEGGLGEAVLSAVGTEPGIVVTRLAVSGVPRSGKPQELLDIFGISAKHIADAVRQTFAN; translated from the exons ATGACTAACTACCACAAGCCCGACGAGAAGACTCTGCAGGGACTGAAAGACGTCGCTAACAAGCTCAGGATCAACTCTATCAAGGCAACGTGTGCCTCCAACTCTGG tcACCCCACATCATGCTGCAGTGCAGCAGAGCTCATGTCTGTGCTCTTCTTCAACACCATGCGTTACAAAGCAAAGGACCCTCGCAACCAGTGTAACGACCGTTTCGTTCTCTCAAAG GGTCATGCTGCACCTGTCCTGTATGCTGCCTGGGCTGAGGCAGGTTTTGTGAAGGAGTCTGATCTGCTCAACCTGCGCAAGATTGACAGTGACCTAGAGGGCCACCCCACTCCT aaaCTGGAATTTGTTGACGTGGCTACAGGATCTCTGGGACAGGGACTCGGGGCTGCCTGTGGGATGGCCTACACTGGCAAACACTTTGACAAATCCAG TTACCGTGTGTACTGCATGATGGGTGATGGAGAGTGTTCAGAGGGCTCAGTGTGGGAGGCCATGGCCTTCGCCTCCTACTACAAGCTGGACAACTTGGTGGCGATCATGGATGTCAACAGGCTCGGTCAGAGTGAGCCGGCACCCCTGAAGCACGACATGGAGACCTACCGCAAGCGCTGTGAAGCCTTCGG GTGGAACACGTATGTTGTAGATGGACATGATGTGGAGGCGCTGTGCAAAGCTTTCTGGCAGGCTCAGCAGGTCAAGGACAAACCCACCTGCATTGTAGCAAAGACACTGAAGGGCAAAGGACTTAAAA ATATCGAGGATCTTGAAAACTGGCATGGAAAGCCCATCCCAAAGGACAAGGTGGACGACATCCTGAATGACCTGCAGGCTCAGATCCAAGTCCCCAACAAGACCCTGTGCCCCGAACTGCCCAAAGACGACACAGCACCAGCAGATCTCAGCCCCATCCTGCTGCCTTCACCTCCAGCATACAAAAAGGGAGATAAG ATGGCTACAAGGCGTGCATACGGTACGGCCCTGGCCAGGCTGGGCAAGTCCAGTGAGAGAGTGGTGGCCCTTGACGGGGACACCAAGAACTCCACCTACTCAGAGACCTTCAAGAAGGCCTTCCCCGACCGCTACATTGAGTGCTTCATTGCTGAACAGAACATG GTAGGAGTGGCCATCGGCTGTGCCACCAGAGATCGCACTGTTGCGTTTGCCAGCACCTTTTCTGCCTTCTTCGCTCGAGCATATGACCAGATCCGTATGGGAGCCATCTCCCAGTCAAATGTCAACCTGGTGGGGTCCCACTGCGGAGTGTCCATCG GTGAGGATGGCCCTTCACAGATGGCCCTAGAGGACTTGGCCATGTTCCGCGCTATCCCAACATGCACTGTGTTTTACCCCAGTGATGCAGTATCCACTGAGAGAGCTGTGGAGCTGTCAGCTAACACAAAG GGCATCTGTTTCATCCGCACCAGTAGACCAGAGACTGCAGTCATCTATTCTCCAGATGAGAAGTTTGAAGTGGGCACTGCCAAG gtggTTCGCCAGTCCAACAAAGATCAGGTGACTGTTGTTGGTGCTGGTATCACTCTGCATGAGGCCCTGGCTGCTGCTGACATGCTGGCCAGTGAAG GGAAGAACATTCGTGTGATTGACCCCTTCACCATCAAGCCCCTTGACGCCGCTACTATTCTGGAGAGTGCCAGAGCTACAGGGGGAAAGATCATCACTGTGGAGGACCACTACAAGGAGG GTGGTCTTGGTGAAGCAGTGCTGTCCGCAGTGGGGACGGAGCCCGGCATTGTTGTAACCCGGTTGGCAGTGAGCGGCGTTCCCCGCAGCGGGAAGCCCCAAGAGCTTCTCGACATATTCGGCATCAGCGCCAAGCACATTGCTGATGCTGTGCGTCAGACCTTTGCAAACTAA